In [Phormidium] sp. ETS-05, the genomic window GCGCCGACATGGGGGTAAAATTCACAATATCGGCAAAGACGATCGTGGCTTCGTCGAACTGCATCGGGGTCACGCTTTGGTCGTGCTTCAACTGGTCGGCGATCGCCGAGGGTAAAATATTCAGCAGCAACCGCTCGGACTTCTCCTGTTCCGCTCGCAGAGCCTCCTCTGCCAGCTTCCGCTGGGTAATATCTTCCACGATGCCTTCATAAAAAATCAGTTGCCCCGCCGCATTCCGCACGGCTCGAGCGTTCTCAGAAATCCAAATAATACTCCCATCCTTGCGATATACCTGGGCCTCAAAATTCGCCAGAGAATCATCTACCTCCAAAGCCGCCACAAAGTCATCCCGCCGGTTCGGGTTCACATAAAGCTGCCGCCCAATATCCGTCAGCTTCACCATCAATTCCTCGGCGGAAGCATAACCGTAAATCCTCGCCATCGCTGGGTTAGCACTGATATACTGCCCTTGGGGCGTAGTCTGGTAAATCCCCTCCGCCGCATTTTCAAAAATACTGCGGTATTTCTCCTCCGCCTCTCGCCGAGCTTCTTCAGCACGCTTGCGCTCGGTAATATCGCGGGCCATCCAGATGACCGAATCATCGGAAATCGGAGAAATCGTGGCGGCAAACACCACCTCTTGGCCCTTGATGTTGAGGTTATACTCAATATTCACCGGTTTTTGGGAGTTGAGGGCATCCCAGATATAGCCGATAAAAGTATCCGCTATTTGGCGATCGAACACTTCATACAGCGTCTTTCCCAGCAGTTCCGAGCTAGGTTTATACAGCAATTCTGGATTCGTGGGGGCAATTTTCAGATAGTACCCCTGAGAATCAATGGCGAAAATCACATCATTCATCGCCGCGAACAATGCCCGGAGTTCCGCTTCGGTTTGCTTTTGTTGAATCGCCGTCCCTAGCTGCGCCGCCACCGCCGAAACCAAATCCACTAAATGGCGGTCTCTCGGTCGGGATTCCAACATAAAGAAAACCAGCACCGCCAGCAAATCCCTTTTATCGTTCCTCCCTGCTGATTCTGGTTCTCCATGATTCCTCAAGGACTCATGGAGAACTGGCTCCCCACCTTCAGGCATGAAAATCGGCACGCCAAATCCCGCTTTTATCCCGCATTCTTTAGCTAGCTCAACTCGCAACAAAGCATCATTGTCTTGGGCAGAAAAATCACAAATCCATTCCGGCTCTTGTGTCACCCAAATCCGACCCGGTAGCTCTTCATCTGGGAGCAAAATTAGTCCCTCGCTGTAGGCGCGGAATTCCTCGATTTTCTCCTGAAACTCTGGGGCAATTTCTTCGCTGCGGCAGTACCAGCTAGGATTGCATTGGAGAGCCGTTTTGTCAGCGGTGGGAATCCAGGCTTCCCCGTATTGCCAGCCGGTGGCATCGCAAACTTTGGTGAGGGCCACTTCCAGAGCCGCATCAAAATCTGGGGCTTCATTAATGGCTTGGGTCATCGTCAGCAGCAGCCG contains:
- a CDS encoding adenylate/guanylate cyclase domain-containing protein translates to MTENPAESSKGNILIVDDTPVNLRLLSTMLKKSGYEVRGVLNGAMALMGAKAKPPDLILLDINMPEMNGYEVCQRLKEMEETRDIPIIFISALGDVLDKVKAFQVGGVDYIGKPFQFEEVLARLENQLTLRRLQKQTQEQNDRLQQEIKERKRAEEKIRLLLTMTQAINEAPDFDAALEVALTKVCDATGWQYGEAWIPTADKTALQCNPSWYCRSEEIAPEFQEKIEEFRAYSEGLILLPDEELPGRIWVTQEPEWICDFSAQDNDALLRVELAKECGIKAGFGVPIFMPEGGEPVLHESLRNHGEPESAGRNDKRDLLAVLVFFMLESRPRDRHLVDLVSAVAAQLGTAIQQKQTEAELRALFAAMNDVIFAIDSQGYYLKIAPTNPELLYKPSSELLGKTLYEVFDRQIADTFIGYIWDALNSQKPVNIEYNLNIKGQEVVFAATISPISDDSVIWMARDITERKRAEEARREAEEKYRSIFENAAEGIYQTTPQGQYISANPAMARIYGYASAEELMVKLTDIGRQLYVNPNRRDDFVAALEVDDSLANFEAQVYRKDGSIIWISENARAVRNAAGQLIFYEGIVEDITQRKLAEEALRAEQEKSERLLLNILPSAIADQLKHDQSVTPMQFDEATIVFADIVNFTPMSARMSATELVSALNEIFSTFDHLADKHGVEKIKTLGDAYMVAGGLPVPRADHAEAIADMTLDMLDNISKFHTNTGEQFQIRIGVNTGPVVAGVIGIKKFIYDLWGDTVNTASRMESHGLPGAIQVTEATYQKLKHRYHLAKRGIIDVKGKGPMTTYWLEGRKE